The genomic segment ATTTACTTAAGCCTACACAGAGTCTTCACAAGTGAAAAGGATGAGTATAGCAGTAATTCTAGGTAGTTCCATGTATGGAGACCCTCTGCCCCACCCAGGCCCAGTGGACATCAACCACCATTGTCTCATACACATCAATCACTCCTTCTAACAGACATAGAATGTCAGGTGTCCACACATGCTTATTTTCAGTAGAGCTGGCTGTGTTTCTTACGAGGCCACACTGGTTTTCCAAGGATTAGTTAGAGGCATTAAATATTCTCACATATGTAGACAACCTTCCAGATTAACACATATTCATATTACCtcatgttttaaactgttttcttAACCATGGAATTTTACTTTCAAGGGTTTATAGCTGGCTAGAAGTCTTGTAAATACATTTTTCCCACTGAAAATGACAACACAAATAACTGCAAATAGTCATCTCTCAGaagattttggaagaaaaataaaggcaaatagctgaacacatgcacaaacacatgcatgcacacaggcaTACATATACTGCAGATAAAGAACTACAGGTCTAATTATGGGAAGTCATATGTCGAGATAAATGATGCCGTTCCCGAAAATATTCCTGGCAGACAGGACACGACAgtttttcttcctgcctccttttgccaTGGGACTCTGGCGAAGGACCCTCCTTTTTGTGGTGGGAGCGCATGTGAAGTACGAGGTCAGACGTCATTCGGAAGGAGAGGTTACACTTTGCACACCAGTTCTGGGATGCGACCCCAAAGGAAGTAAAGGTGGGAGGCAACACAGTCAGGGTAggagaggaagaggtggaggTTGGTGTGGTCTGCCTTGGCTCTTTCATCTGTCTGGACCACACCTCTGAAGGATAAAGGAAAGGGTTGTTCTGAAGGAAAGTGGTCTGCAGCAGTCGAGAGTTGTTTAAATCACTCACAAGGAACTTGGAAGTCAGAAGGCTTCTGTATTGCACAAGGTCAGCGGCACTGAGGCATCCCGACAGCTTTCCTGGGCCTTTCATTGGGTCACTGAGACGAGAGGCAACCACTGCTGTTGTGTCCACCAAGGCTTTCACTGGCTTGCTGAACGCACTCTTGGGCTCCCCAGGAGCTCTGGTGGGCCATACGAAGGAAAAAGCACTGCCTGGCGAAGAATGAACTATATTTTTGCCTAAGAAAATCTCTCCTGTTCCATCTTCCGCCTTCTTAGAATTCTCAGTTATCACCTTCATTCTCTTCACTTCAGTGAATGCACTCTCTTTCTGTTCCAGTACATCCTTCTTCAGAGCCATCTGTTTCACTGTACCGAACTTCCAGAAGGGTCCTCCTAACAGGTGCTGGGCCATTCCTTTGTCCCTGGGCTGTTCTTCGTGCAGATAGTTTGTTTTCTCCAGCAACACAGATTTCCTGCTCTTACTACTGCTCTCCATTTCATCatggctcctcctcctctctctacaGGAACCATCTTTCCAAGTGGTCGCTCTGAACTCCAGGTCTCTATCCAGACCACAGGTATGTGTGGATTGTTCCATTGATTTGTCCTTTACCATCTTTGGGACGGAAAGTTTTCTGCAGAGCTGGGTGCTGTTCTCTGGGAAGCTGAAGAAGCAGGCTTGAGAGAGACATGCATGCTCCCATTTGCAGTTTGGGCAATCCAgctctaggaaggaaggaagtgggtaGTTATCAGCAGTTGAATAAAAGAGGGAAGGGTGGTGGTACTACAGGCAGTGCTTGCATGTAGTGAGCAATTCAAAAGAACAGAACAAGAGCGCATCTGAATCAGACCAAAGGTTTCTGTTCCAACATCCTGTTTTGCAAGGGGTCCATATACATGCTGCCAAGAAGCTCACCAGCAGGGAATgtagactctctctctccccccttggGAGGGATGGTTGATATTCACTGGCATCCTGTTTTTAGCAGGATGCTGGTTCTCATTAGTTATAATGCCTGATAGCCACTGATAGACTTCCTGCTACAGCATGCCAAACTGATGTATTCATTGACTACCCAAGATCACATTCCTGGTCAGATCTCATCACTAGATAGGATCAATGAAGTTATGATGAATTTACTCTCTAGGGTGCATCACTTTACACTTATATTGAAACTCATTTACTGTTATGTAACCTGCTTGCCCAGGATGGAGAGATTTTTCTGGAGCTCTTTACAATACATGGGAGTTTACACCATCCACAATAATTTGATGCCTACAACATACCTCCAACTCCAGCTAATTTatcatgaaattttaaaaaatcctagccTATTATGATGGATATGATGAGAGACGGATGGAAAGGCAGatgagagaattttaaaaaaattattataaatttaggatgcTTAATTAGATATATAAAATGGTGATGTGGAAtgtaacatgtgcagatgcacacggATATATTACTTCTGTAGTCAGAATCTATATAATAGATAATCTGGTATGAGGAATACCTCCCCGCctatatgtttgttttgttagtcttgtatgttttgttagtttcatgtgttattgttttgtaggttttgtaggtatttctgttGTTGTCTGTTGTAGATATGTAtgtcataaaaataataaaatacttttaaaaaatcctagccAGAACACTTACTCCCTATGCAaccccattttgaaaaaaatcttattttctgtACTTTATCTATTTGTACTTTACCTATTACCTGATCCGTAAAGGATCCTATCCCAAGACTGCTGAGATGACCATGATTATGTGGTGACAAACTTTGTGCAAGCCTTTCCTGGAAGCGAATTCCACTGAACATACTAGGCGTTAAATCTGACTAAACATTCATATGATTGTCTTGTAGATGTTGTATAATATGGACTTCATGGCACCTATCTAGGTGATtagtaaaagtattttaaaaattacaaatgttTAGGAGAAAAATGCATTTGCAGAAAGCACACTGATTCAGTGTTGTTTTTCTGTATAATTagtaattatatattttaaaatgctttcttttgATTTACTCATTCTGGATTATAGGCTTTCTGACCTGGCATCCTTCACCTTCAACATGTCTGTAAGAAAAATCTAAATTATGGTGGCTACTTTCCAATCCTTTAGCaaggaagccttttttttttttttaccgctGCATACTTTGTCAAGAAATAAGCAATTTCATGCTTTAATTCTTTGAATACTAGAACTTCATCTCTTGTCAGGTCTTCAGACATCTTCCCTAAAAAAATGGTTCTGGCATAGATATCTGTGCACTTCTTTCAAAGCAAAGACAAGCAACGCCACTGTTTCTCAGCCATGGGAATGATTATAAAAATAGGAATCTGTCCTTCAGGAATGTGGTATGAATATGCATATGGAACTAATGCAAAGATTAAAGAAAAGCTGATAGAAAATGTTCATAAAAGCTTGGATTTGGCCTATGATTTATAGGTATGGTCCATCAATTTGTACATCCTGAAAATTTTGCCACATTATTAGTGAATGATGGAGTGCCAGAAAAAATTTCTCAAGGCTGGGGTACAACACAAAGCTGTGCCTGCCCTTTGCCCAGTATTATTTGATTCAGTTTTAGAATTGTTGGAACTGCTACTAGGAATAACATTTTGATATTGGCCAAAATGTTTAAGAATAATTTATTTGTGGATGATACGTTGTTAACATGTATCATGCATCTGAAGTTACAGGTCATATAAAAGCTCATACAGGAGAATTTgaggaaataattttaaagatCATGTCtgtgagaacaaaaaaaattctgtaaACTGATCTGGAGATGATAT from the Pogona vitticeps strain Pit_001003342236 chromosome 3, PviZW2.1, whole genome shotgun sequence genome contains:
- the ZNF488 gene encoding zinc finger protein 488, giving the protein MRLVQAAASKKEQNLEACLKNSQLYYWVTRKILRNEELLVWYEEELSRLLGFSEIKICRRFQNELDCPNCKWEHACLSQACFFSFPENSTQLCRKLSVPKMVKDKSMEQSTHTCGLDRDLEFRATTWKDGSCRERRRSHDEMESSSKSRKSVLLEKTNYLHEEQPRDKGMAQHLLGGPFWKFGTVKQMALKKDVLEQKESAFTEVKRMKVITENSKKAEDGTGEIFLGKNIVHSSPGSAFSFVWPTRAPGEPKSAFSKPVKALVDTTAVVASRLSDPMKGPGKLSGCLSAADLVQYRSLLTSKFLVSDLNNSRLLQTTFLQNNPFLYPSEVWSRQMKEPRQTTPTSTSSSPTLTVLPPTFTSFGVASQNWCAKCNLSFRMTSDLVLHMRSHHKKEGPSPESHGKRRQEEKLSCPVCQEYFRERHHLSRHMTSHN